Sequence from the Mixophyes fleayi isolate aMixFle1 chromosome 4, aMixFle1.hap1, whole genome shotgun sequence genome:
catccacactcccgcccgttccctgcgttcggccaatgatcGTCGTCTTTCCTCTgccctgatcacctcatcccatgccagaattcaagacttctcccgtgctgccccccttcactggaacaacctccctccctccatccgccTGTCCCCTAATCCTTCAaatgggctctcaaaacccatctgttccttaaggcctaccaaccatccacgtAACCTTATTGTTCTCATCACCTCCCACTTTCCTGTCCCATCTTGTACTTGgacccctccactgactccccctGTGCCTGCTGTccatctcccctcccccccttagtatgtaagctcttatgagcagagccctcttcccttctctctCAATACCATTTCTCCTACTCCTACACCActctacttgctatgcttggagatattgaagtcttggctATACTTGTTCTACTCTGTTCTGTCGTacccttgtatactgtctgtactgtgtttttgtattttgtacggcgctgcggacaccttctGGTGCcatataagtaaataataataataataataataatgttgtcaGCTGGATGTTCAGCAGGATTTAGCTTTTTATAACCGAATGTTGTTTTGGCTGTGGTGATAAATGCTTAGGTAATTGTTGGACATCTTCTTTAAGAGAGCTGCCAATTTATGattttatacatatgtataatGAAATATAGCGTAAATCAATAAGTAATCATGTTCATCTGGTTCTAGATCAGAATTAACGGTAATCAGAGATACAGTCCCTGCTGCTCGTCTTCATCGTCCTGCACATCCTCTACGATACAGTCCTCCGAACATCAGTATGTACCAAGAGCTAAGAATACAATGCGGAAATCTACATGACATTCTGGATATATGTACAGTAAATATGTCATTATAGGGGTGGAAACCTGCGGCCAGATTGCGATTTTTATGTGGGGACTGGACAGCAGCAGGGCCGCGCTTGCCGAAAGGGAGGTTCCAGGATTGGATGTAGGTGATCACGTCCATTCCTGGGACGACCACCTGGGCCAGGGACACCGGGTTTCTGTCCAGTCCCCACATCTACATCTCATCATTTATCCTTCCCCATTATAGGGATTGTCCGCATTCAGATATTGCATTATCTTCTCGGCTGAGCATTTTGGTCACATATTTAAGCAGATTTCACATGTGCCAGTCCAATTGGAGTGCAACAAGAGATTCCAGTCATTGGGATGAGCCCTTAAAAGCTTAGGAAATTGTAGATTAAGCAGAGAGTGAAAGGGCTTAGTATGAAAGAGGTGCACTAGTTTGTCTAGTTTGGTGAATCATGCCAAACACAagattttattttggacaatgagGTTAATGAAATTAAGGAGtatagagggggcatttttaggGACATTTATTGTGTTGCAAAAGGGCACACAGCCGTTTTCTCTCAGCAAAGACACTTTTATTTTGCACCAGTACAAAGCGGGAAGATATCGGGTTTTGTTCGATATTTTTAATGGTATAAATTCCATTTGGAGAAGCACATTCCTAGACTCACtttgcaaatgttaaaaaaaaccacacagaagtatcacatgtaataaagacaggtCTGGTATCCACTTACTACCCTGATTAAAGCCATCAATTAGGCTAAACCAGCATTGGGAGGGCTTAGCGACTAGCCTTTGATGTGATTTTAAACTTTTTGCACTGTCGACTTTTGTTGTCCTTTCCCAAATACAGCCCACTGTGCCACCATATTACTTCTCCTATGATCTAATGCTTATATTCCATAGGATGCCACCATTCAGCTGTATTTTGACCTCCAGAGAACCTCCAGTATCTTGTGCAATGAATGGGGGACCTGCGATCATCACACCAGAAGCTTTGAGTTTGTTGAGGGGAGCAAGGGTGTTGGCTCGCAGAGACACTGACAGTCTTTACTACCTGGGGCACATTGCTCGGGAGGTGGAGGTGAGTGGCTGTGTGTGACATTGTTTGGCTAAATCCTACTAACATGGTTTGAGAACCCCTTGTGTTATAGTAGGTTGCAGAGCTAGCGATTGTCCCTCTGTCTTGCTTCCTCCTTTCCTTCAGGGCTCCTGTGATCGTTTCCTTGTGGAGTTTGAGAAATGTCTCTCTTTGAAAGGCAAAGGTCAGTTCCGTATGCAGGAAACATCTGTGTGTGACATCATCCACTACGAAGATGCAAGGTGGAGACCTCTAGATCCAGGAGACCATGTGCTGGCACCAGTAGATGGGAGCTTGGAGAAGTACGGACCTGGGACTGTCCTGCAAGGAACAGAAAGCCGAGTCTGTGGCTTAGGTATTATGACATCATCTTACATTCATATTCAATATAAATAAGTGACTGCATCCTTCAAGGTACATTAAACGGGATTTCCACCCACATGGCAGATTTCACTATCTTTAGTTAACTTGTCCCTTGACAACCATTTTCATTGTCTAGTTGTCAGCCCCACCCACTTTCTTGCTACTTTACAGATATTAATTGCATTGCTTGGTAGGTGTGGGTTCAAGTCAAGGCCGAGATTTCAATGTATTAGTGTTCCAGGCTTCTGCAGACAAGGGCTTGCCTGGCTCCACTGTGTTTCGTAATAAAGTTGTATGGTATAATATTGTCctccattattatatataaataaggtTTTTATTAGTTGATTACTGCACCTATGATTGAAAGACAATGGTGATGGGACCTCAGGTATCAGATTGCCTGCAGAATGTTATTCTGGCGAAGTAACTGTTTGAAATACCGTAACATCTCTAACACTCTGTAGCTTCTGACAGCGGTGGGATTCTAGTAACTTTCTGGAACGGGAAGACCAAGAAAATCGCCCCCGGCCTGGCCGTCTGGATCCCCCAGACATTAAGTGACCGCATCACCCTGGAGCTGCATATTCCTCTGGAAGCCCGGAAGAAGCTTATGGAATCCTGCCCCGGTTTCCCCTTCATAGGCTCTGCCGATAAACACCATCCAGCGAGTCAGACGGAAGACAAAGTGGGAGGCCCTGGCTCTCATACCTGTCTATACTGCCGGCACAGTGCTGGCGTCTGCCGGAAATGCCAGGTGCCAGAGGAACTATGGGCAGCTCTGAGGACTTCACTAAGTCACATCAGTCAAATGACCTCGTCTAAAGGGAAACCTTCGAAGAAGGTGGACAAAGAGAAGGCCCCAAAACAAAACATCTCACCAAAGCCTGTCTACGGCAAGGAGAAGAATAGACGTCCAAAGACGAGTGTAATAGACCAGAGAGACCACCAGAAAGCGGAGCAGATAAGTAGACATGTATGTTTCTGTGCTTTGCTGAATTGAAGTTGTGCCAAAAACAAGTGGCGCAACTTTGTAGTTGTATATAGTTATTCTTCCACATAGGTCGGCTAAGTAACAGAGCTGCATAAGGGTAACACCGAACTGTGTATTTTACCTGCACGCTGCAAATATGCAGCATGCATGGCCTTTGAACAACGGTGTAGTTGTGAATATATTGACTGTATTATATATGGACCACCTGGTGCTGAAGAAACTGTCTTCATCTCATCAGATcatctggggcagcacggtggctcagtggttagcacttatgccttacagcactggtgtcatgagttcaattcccgaccatggccttatctgtgaggagtttgtatgttctccccgtgtttgcgtgggtttccttcgggttctccggtttcttcccacgctccaaaaagatactggtagattaattggctgctatcaaaattgaccctactctctctctctctctgtctgtctgtgtgtgtatgttagggaatttagactgtaagctccaatggggcagggactgatgtgaatgagttctctgtacagcgctgcggaatcagaggcgctatttaaataaatggtgatgatgatgtatctacCTCTGGTTGAACCTATTCTATGAATTTGCTTTATGTACCTTCATTTACAGACAAGTTTTTGAATGTAACAAAATGTGCATATTGGACTTTGTTTCAGAAGGAACGCCTCGTTTGTAGCCGAGATACTCAGACCGAGAAAAACATCGACCCGTACACCCCAATCGAATCTAATGTTAAAAGAACAGAAGGTAATAACATGTGCTTACTCTTTATATCTTATAATTCTTAGCTTGGGGGGGGGTTGGGGCAACTGATAATAATATCATCAAAGACAGCTGTTCTATGGCTTTCTCTTAAATCTGTCTGTTCTGCTACAAGGAGCCTTGAACACCCCTGATCGTTAGTGCTTTTCCAGTTTAGAAGTGCTCGTGCTAATTATTATAGCGTTTTTAGCGCAGCCGGAAGAAAGCAGCgcatttaggggcacatttatcaatgttcacataaagtgaaaaattgttttcaatccttatcacaatgataaggattgaactatttctcaaatttatgtacaaccctgcacagaaacagcagttctgataaactgctgtttctgtgataaaaaaaaaatcatacttacccccatCTTCGGAACGCGCTGTCTCCAGATCTCCTCCTCGTCCTCTTCACCTCTCTtcttactgcacatgcgcacaaacatctggCTCTATCTCTGCaaatatagttgcagagacagagcggtgagtgacagggagggatcatgtgatccctccacacatgcgctgtccagctctgctcttcggagcagagctgacagcactgaaatttttcagctggcgtacattatcatgacaagttacTGACAAAAACTATTTttgcggttgggagcagtcaccatactaatgaatggtgactgcttccaaaaacgaagcagaatgcaaagcagcagatatccacgatatctgctgcgatgcacctttcttaaatatgcgggacacacagagggccgtggattttacggtaagtgcacgatagtgcaccatcactatttgttaaatgtgccccttagaatCCATAATGAGCGCTGCATGCAGGGTCTTCTCAGACGTAATGCATTGGAATCGGAGAGGCGCAGCACTGAGCGGTTTGGAAATGTGTCCTAGACGCAGCTGTTAGCCGTTTGGAAACCATTCAAGCAATTAAAGGGCTCATGTGACATCCTCTTCATTATACCCCTACAATATGTGGAATAAAAAGCACTTGTGGGAGGCCACACTTAGTCTTGTCAGCTTCTTCCATTTTGCAGAGagttgcagcaataaaaaaaatactaaaaatagcCATGGGTGCCTGCCAAATTGTACTGTAGTGAATACGGAGAGTAAACGGATGAGAGAATTCAAAGTTTACAACTGAGTTACTATTTGCTAGATCAAATCTCCAGCTCagaagtagataggttagaaactattgtaaatgtgcttttttctttttcactagAAGGCAGCAAAAACTTTAATAACCATAAATTGCAAATCATCCTATCATCAGTAAAATGTGTAGATGTGTCATAAATCTGCAACAGTTAATGACCTCTTCTTAAAGTGGTTCTGCAATCTCAGTAATCAGACAGATAATTACAGTAATTGCAGAGTGTTTACTAAGTGACCtgggatgtgtatatatatggcaGCTTCCAGTGTGCAACTGTGAAATAATTCCCTGAGTTAGTAGGAAGGGTAAAGGCCCTGCAgtcattaaatgtatttattgctaaTTTATAGGTGCCAGATTAAGCTTCTGTCATGGCATTTGTTTCTCTTTGGGAATATATGATCTATTATCTGCTAAGGACAAAGTTGCACAGAAGTTTATGGATAAGATTTAACTCTATAGAGTCACTAAAAAGTTGTGTTTTATATAAAGGGGCTACTGATATTATTCATAAAGTTGTGATCATGGGGTAACAATTGTCCAACTCACAGCAGACTTCCTGACAATAATCCCATTGAAGGACACTGTAGCCAGTCTCTCCTCCGCCCTATGTACTTGACAACAGAGAGCAACAGCTTAGCTGcattataaatattaaacaatgtAAAATATCTCAAAGTCTGTCAaggtatggaaacttttacatatatatctgcaaATGTTCTTTTTAACTTATTTATGCAATGTAACTTATCTTTTAGAATTTGGTGGTCTCCTAATGTGTCAGTGTAAGCAGAATGGACGCATGCGTTTAATGCAATTATATATTAGACATGTTGTGTTCTGTGCCTTTTTTTGGTAAGGTGACACAATGAAGTCCTCGTACAAAAGCTCAACGTCAAGCCTGGACAACATGACCCATCTCCAGGCAACTCTGCAACGTATTGATCAGGCCATGAAAGAAGACCGCTTAGCCATGGAGTCTGCCATACTTGAGCGCAGACCGCGATCCACTCCTCTAAAACGAGTAGGTTACGTGGGAGCTGTTAGGCTAAATTCTCATTGAATAGCGGGTgctgtggtagagtgtgtgtctgtttgtatgtCTGTGTCTCCAATTTCCTGATATTTATCTAAAACCAACAAACATCAAAATAGCAAATGAAAGCTGCTTGGTGCGACCACTGTGTATAACGGACGGCCTCAGTTGAGATACTTAATAAACTGTAGGCTGTACAATAAAAGACGGACATTCTACTTTTTTACGTTTATACAAACCGTTACAAGCAATGGTTTATTTTTGGGTTACTCCCCAGAGACGAGAGTGCATCCTTCTGTCTTCAGAGCTATATTTAGGCCTTAAAGCCAACGCCCTCCTTGAACTTGATGCACTGATGAACTCCAAGTCAAAGAAAAGTTACAGTAAAGTTTGTGGAAGCATACACTGATGCTGCTACTTGGTGCTTTGGAGTGTATGCACCAAAATCCCTGATATGAATGGGAATGGAATTTCTCAGAGATATCCAGTGGGCATCAAAAGTAGAACTAACTAGTTATTTTAATaacgtggggcctgattcattaaggatcttaacttgagaaacttcttatttcagtctcctggacaaaagcatgttacaatgcaaggggtgcaaattagcattctgttttgcacataagttaattactgactgttatttcatgtaacacacaaatacttgatagcttatttgtacactgaaatttacagttgatatttgtgtgctacatgaaaaaacagtcag
This genomic interval carries:
- the LOC142149603 gene encoding uncharacterized protein LOC142149603, with the protein product MCSLYHTSCPPDYYTGAVTFIVGTLDGDPVNLSLLKDHVSHALYNLGSSLRVPSFNIIHCSHKISKFCDRAVTWSPDTASQALSWIRSLVCGSGASPTNALSAAFEDPSCQAVYLVIDALPPSLLQEIYGFLSRDDSACSVNVVYLLEKPCDSLAEGSFRMINLKPLGSLNKIRINGNQRYSPCCSSSSSCTSSTIQSSEHQMPPFSCILTSREPPVSCAMNGGPAIITPEALSLLRGARVLARRDTDSLYYLGHIAREVEGSCDRFLVEFEKCLSLKGKGQFRMQETSVCDIIHYEDARWRPLDPGDHVLAPVDGSLEKYGPGTVLQGTESRVCGLASDSGGILVTFWNGKTKKIAPGLAVWIPQTLSDRITLELHIPLEARKKLMESCPGFPFIGSADKHHPASQTEDKVGGPGSHTCLYCRHSAGVCRKCQVPEELWAALRTSLSHISQMTSSKGKPSKKVDKEKAPKQNISPKPVYGKEKNRRPKTSVIDQRDHQKAEQISRHKERLVCSRDTQTEKNIDPYTPIESNVKRTEGDTMKSSYKSSTSSLDNMTHLQATLQRIDQAMKEDRLAMESAILERRPRSTPLKRNYEAKVPRFQEPRERKEGEQAELRRIQEEERRRRREEKNWEIEQNDVMLKDNRLCSEQRILLDLERRQDNEGLEAPQVESRRSRKKEQDLGREYRKEEQRVTFWSDLQQPRENLDLGKSQKRPEQNDEHNDLVQSRMMTRQRRQEADLQDWRRHQRLQAGATRRVSKRLERFYHQAEQESRNDTDLQQYLKDHNLQAVRSGLVL